In Labrus bergylta chromosome 1, fLabBer1.1, whole genome shotgun sequence, one genomic interval encodes:
- the pgm2 gene encoding phosphoglucomutase-2, with protein MESGSSSTGDSGLDRAVGLWLQYDQNPKTVSMVQALVKEGAVEALKKCFSSRMEFGTAGLRAPMGPGISCMNDLTIIQTTQGFCHYLEESFENLKERGVVIGYDARAHPPSGGGSKRFASLAAAVFISRGVPVHLFADIVPTPFVPFTVSHLGLCAGIMVTASHNPKQDNGYKVYWENGAQIVSPHDKCIAKAIEENLEPWPKSWDTEEALKSPLLKDPYQDIHTQYFKTIQNHCHNRDINKSSEVKIVHTSVHGVGHTFVQSAFKAFDLPAPYAVEEQKDPDPEFPTVKYPNPEEGEGVLTLSFALAEKEGATVVLANDPDADRLAIAEKQESGRWRLFSGNELGALLGWWMFRCWKQQNSDAAAVKNLYMLSSTVSSKILRAIAVKEGFHFEETLTGFKWMGNRARDLLDQGKSVLFAFEEAIGYMCCPSVLDKDGVSAAAIAGEMISYLATKSTSLSQQLTAVYEEYGYHITKNSYFICHDQNVIRSLFERIRNYNDQKDSYPTECGRFSISAVRDLTTGHDSNQPDNKAVLPTSRSSHMITFSFSNGGVATIRTSGTEPKIKYYTELCAAPGNSDVTQLKKELDDLVEAIIENFLEPEKNKLQPKPQ; from the exons ATGGAGAGCGGTTCGTCTTCAACCGGGGACAGCGGACTGGACCGGGCTGTCGGTCTGTGGCTGCAGTATGACCAG AACCCAAAGACGGTGTCCATGGTGCAGGCGCTGGTGAAAGAAGGAGCAGTGGAGGCTCTGAAgaaatgtttctcctccaggaTGGAGTTTGGTACGGCAGGTCTGAGAGCACCCATGGGCCCCGGCATTTCCTGTATGAACGACCTCACTATCATCCAGACCACGCAG GGTTTCTGCCACTATCTGGAGGAGAGTTTTGAGAACCTGAAAGAGCGAGGGGTTGTGATTGGTTATGACGCCCGAGCCCACCCTCCCAGCGGGGGCGGCAGCAAGCGCTTTGCCAGCCTGGCTGCGGCTGTGTTCATCAGCCGAGGGGTGCCGGTCCACCTCTTTGCTGACATCGTCCCGACACCCTTTGTG CCTTTCACAGTGTCTCACCTCGGGCTGTGTGCTGGAATCATGGTGACCGCCTCCCACAACCCCAAACAGGACAACGGCTACAAG GTGTACTGGGAGAACGGCGCTCAGATCGTGTCTCCTCATGACAAATGTATCGCCAAAGCCATCGAGGAAAACCTGGAGCCCTGGCCCAAGTCCTGGGACACAGAGGAGGCCCTGAAGAGCCCCTTACTCAAAGACCCGTACCAGGACATCCACACACAATACTTCAAAACCATCCAGAACCACTGCCACAACAG ggacatAAACAAGAGTTCAGAGGTGAAAATTGTGCACACGTCCGTGCACGGCGTCGGCCACACATTCGTTCAGTCGGCTTTCAAGGCCTTTGACCTTCCCGCTCCATACGCTGTAGAGGAACAGAAAGATCCAGACCCTGAGTTTCCCACCGTCAAATATCCCAACccggaggaaggagagggagtcCTG acGCTGTCCTTTGCGTTGGCAGAGAAGGAGGGGGCCACCGTCGTGCTGGCAAACGACCCTGATGCTGACCGACTCGCAATTGCTGAGAAACAGGAGAG TGGACGGTGGAGATTGTTCAGTGGTAATGAATTAGGAGCGTTGCTTGGTTGGTGGATGTTCCGCTGCTGGAAACAGCAAAACTCCGACGCTGCTGCCGTGAAAAACCTCTACATGCTGTCGAGCACCGTCTCATCCAAGATTCTGAGAGCCATCGCTGTCAAAGAAGGCTTTCACTTTGAG GAAACACTTACAGGCTTCAAGTGGATGGGAAACAGAGCCAGAGACCTTTTGGACCAGGGAAAATCTGTTCTGTTTGCCTTTGAGGAGGCCATAg ggtaTATGTGCTGTCCCTCTGTATTGGATAAGGATGGAGTGAGTGCTGCAGCGATAGCAGGAGAGATGATTTCCTATCTGGCCACTAAAAGCACAAGCCTTTCTCAGCAGCTCACCGCCGTCTATGAAGA GTACGGCTACCACATCACCAAGAACTCCTACTTCATCTGCCATGACCAGAATGTGATCCGCAGCTTGTTCGAGCGTATTCGCAACTACAATGACCAGAAGGACTCGTATCCCACTGAATGTGGCCGCTTCTCCATCTCCGCCGTACGAGACCTGACCACCGGCCACGACAGCAACCAGCCTGACAACAAGGCT GTTCTTCCCACCTCCCGTTCCAGTCACATGATCACATTTAGCTTCTCCAATGGGGGCGTGGCCACCATTAGGACCAGTGGTACGGAGCCAAAGATCAAATACTACACTGAACTCTGTGCTGCTCCTGGCAACAG TGACGTGACACAACTGAAGAAGGAGCTGGATGACCTGGTTGAAGCCATTATTGAAAACTTCTTGGAGCCAGAGAAGAATAAGCTGCAGCCCAAGCCGCAGTAg
- the LOC136179961 gene encoding uncharacterized protein, which translates to MESGSSSTGDSGLDRAVGLWLQYDQNPKTVSMVQALVKEGAVEALKKCFSSRMEFGTAGLRAPMGPGISCMNDLTIIQTTQGFCHYLEESFENLKERGVVIGYDARAHPPSGGGSKRFASLAAAVFISRGVPVHLFADIVPTPFVACTQRRMFNGTYPSTPFINYYDTMEDINRRGHRAKMKIKDLKKSGLYPAASEAPVTPGPPKKKQKLSHAKNNQKPNHTPRQNADNHKPNHKPNQTPRPNTEKHKPNHKPNHNPNHTPGQKTGNNKPNRSHIFFQDNDFEPPAAKKSKRNKHKQPESAGNVKPWKPKRPVPTSREQPAKLILDEADDFPRGGAAKKQRKKKEKHAPSGPPGGHGDGRADRLSWTVKGEMQGSQQQKGEKKKRKRKQQGKGDSNKNHDAHMYPTDENLFIIKQKKRRSR; encoded by the exons ATGGAGAGCGGTTCGTCTTCAACCGGGGACAGCGGACTGGACCGGGCTGTCGGTCTGTGGCTGCAGTATGACCAG AACCCAAAGACGGTGTCCATGGTGCAGGCGCTGGTGAAAGAAGGAGCAGTGGAGGCTCTGAAgaaatgtttctcctccaggaTGGAGTTTGGTACGGCAGGTCTGAGAGCACCCATGGGCCCCGGCATTTCCTGTATGAACGACCTCACTATCATCCAGACCACGCAG GGTTTCTGCCACTATCTGGAGGAGAGTTTTGAGAACCTGAAAGAGCGAGGGGTTGTGATTGGTTATGACGCCCGAGCCCACCCTCCCAGCGGGGGCGGCAGCAAGCGCTTTGCCAGCCTGGCTGCGGCTGTGTTCATCAGCCGAGGGGTGCCGGTCCACCTCTTTGCTGACATCGTCCCGACACCCTTTGTG GCGTGTACACAGCGGAGGATGTTTAACGGGACTTATCCCAGCACGCCTTTCATCAACTACTATGACACCATGGAGGACATAAACCGCAGAGGACACAGGGCTAAGATGAAGATTAAGG ACTTGAAGAAAAGTGGCCTTTACCCTGCTGCTTCTGAGGCCCCTGTCACTCCAGGTCCAccaaagaagaaacagaagctGAGCCATGCCAAGAACAACCAGAAACCGAACCACACACCTCGCCAAAACGCAGACAACCACAAACCCAACCACAAACCCAACCAGACACCGCGCCCAAACACCGAAAAACACAAACCCAACCACAAACCCAACCACAATCCGAACCACACACCTGGACAAAAAACCGGCAACAACAAACCGAACCGGAGTCACATCTTTTTTCAAGACAATGACTTTGAACCTCCTGCAGCCAAAAAAAGTAAACGCAACAAGCACAAACAACCGGAGAGCGCTGGCAACGTGAAACCATGGAAACCCAAGAGACCTGTGCCCACCTCGAGGGAGCAACCAGCTAAACTGATTCTGGACGAAGCCGACGACTTCCCCAGAGGAGGGGCTGcgaagaaacagagaaagaagaaagagaagcacGCTCCTTCAGGGCCACCAGGGGGACACGGAGACGGCAGAGCGGATCGCCTCAGTTGGACTGTGAAAGGAGAGATGCAGGGGTCgcagcagcagaaaggagagaagaagaagaggaaaaggaagcaACAAGGAAAGGGGGACAGTAACAAAAACCATGATGCACACATGTACCCAACGGATGAGAACCTGTTTATcataaaacagaagaagagaaggagcagATAG